A window of the Aquarana catesbeiana isolate 2022-GZ linkage group LG05, ASM4218655v1, whole genome shotgun sequence genome harbors these coding sequences:
- the LOC141145545 gene encoding E3 ubiquitin/ISG15 ligase TRIM25-like, producing MASAGLRQELDCSICLTTYTDPVNLRCGHNFWQVCIDCVLDTQEGSGGYSCPQCREEFQDWPVLHRNITLRNIVETFRSSQLEEGKTGIFCAYCIHSPVPAVKSCLMCEASLCDNHLGVHSKAPEHVLTDPTTTMENRKCSIHRELLKYYCTEDSACICVSCSLAGEHRGHKMETLDKASEKKKQKLRNVLQKLMTEREETEKRVQSLQERPRKVQEKSAGLTEKVTALFIELRRQLEDLEKRVLRNISSQEERISLSDLIHQLEIKKEDLSRKMEDIEELCNMTDPLTILQGSDTGDLCDTEEGDDEDRERHDRLLHDGGDLDVAGISHTLYTGLSDMIKGVNVFFYI from the coding sequence gtaaacctgagatgtggacacaacttctggcAGGTCTGTATTGATTgtgtgttggatacacaggagggatctggaggttattcctgtcctcAGTGCAGAGAAGAGTTCCAGGATTGGCCTGtactgcacaggaacataacactacgtaacatagtggagactTTCCGATCTTCTCAGTTGGAAGAAGGGAAGACTGGAATCTTCTGTGCTTACTGTAttcactctcctgtacctgctgttaaatCCTGTCTGATGTGTGAAGCTTCTCTATGTGATAATCACCTGGGAGTCCATAGCAAGGCACCAGAACATGTCCTAACTGATCCCACCACTACCATGGAGAACAGAAAATGCTCCATCCATAGAGAACTTCTTAAATATTACTGTACTGAGGACTCtgcctgtatctgtgtgtcctgcagttTGGCCGGAGAACACCGGGGACACAAGATGGAGACTTTGGATAAGGCCTCCGAGAAGAAGAAACAGAAACTgagaaatgttctgcagaaactgatgacagagagagaggaaacggagaaaagagtccagagtctgcaggaacgcCCAAGAAAAGTACAAGAAAAATCAGCTGGTCTAACAGAGAAAGTCACTGCCCTGTTCATAGAGCTCAGGAGACAGCTGGAGGACCTGGAGAAGAGGGTCCTGAGGAACATCTCCAGCCAGGAAGAGCGGATCTCATTGTCTGATCTGATCCAtcagctggaaataaagaaggaggatctgtccaggaagatggaggacattgaggagctgtgtaacatgactgaCCCACTGACTATCCTACAGGGATCTGACACAggggacttgtgtgatactgaggagggagatgatgaggacagagagagacatgatagactcctccatgatggaggggatctggatgtggcTGGAATCTCACACACATTATACACAGGGTTATCTGATATGATAAAAGGGGtaaatgtattcttctatatatag